A region of Thermococcus argininiproducens DNA encodes the following proteins:
- the mnhG gene encoding monovalent cation/H(+) antiporter subunit G has product MIEYFFLLLGESIMLFGTLGILRFPDVYTRLHAATKCDTGGAMSILIALAIASQASPLVKLKFLVLAFLIALVNPMISHAIARGAYKYGIRPKVVVDMYAWDNP; this is encoded by the coding sequence GTGATAGAATATTTCTTCCTTCTACTTGGAGAATCGATAATGCTGTTTGGTACACTGGGAATCCTTCGTTTTCCAGATGTTTATACAAGACTTCATGCCGCTACTAAATGTGATACAGGTGGAGCAATGAGTATTTTAATAGCTCTAGCTATTGCTTCTCAGGCCTCTCCACTAGTTAAACTCAAATTCCTTGTATTAGCATTTTTGATAGCTTTGGTAAATCCCATGATCTCTCATGCAATTGCGAGGGGAGCTTATAAGTATGGTATAAGACCAAAAGTTGTGGTGGATATGTATGCCTGGGATAATCCTTGA
- a CDS encoding ATP-NAD kinase family protein, giving the protein MKVGLIVNPIAGMGGKVALKGTDGVVEEAIKRGAKPVAIEITKLFLKELSHYDINVEFVTGPDGLGEDALKEFNFPYEVIRYRKIGEKKILTIKIPDTTKEDTKKLATIMNEKVDIILFAGGDGTARDIYEAIDKKKPILGIPTGVKMFSGTFATSPEDAARLLVELAKGNAKLVEREILDLDENAYRHDEVKARTYGTALTPYIETFIQGAKESTPLDEGEELDAIAEALVGELEDGIYFLGAGSTVKKIKDLLSINGTLLGIDIVEIKNGKAKLLVKDAQERDLLKFVKNKPKIIVTVVGGLNFLFGRGNQQFSPEVLKHLPKEDIIVVATPSKVQKPLRVYTGNKDVDEKFKGYIKVRISPWVEKMVRVI; this is encoded by the coding sequence ATGAAAGTTGGTCTAATAGTAAATCCAATAGCAGGAATGGGTGGAAAAGTGGCCCTTAAGGGAACTGATGGGGTTGTAGAAGAGGCCATAAAAAGAGGAGCAAAACCAGTTGCAATTGAAATCACAAAATTGTTCCTAAAAGAGCTCTCCCATTACGATATAAATGTGGAATTCGTAACTGGACCAGATGGATTGGGTGAAGATGCTCTTAAAGAATTCAATTTTCCTTATGAAGTTATCAGATACAGAAAAATAGGGGAAAAGAAGATCCTTACTATCAAAATACCAGATACTACTAAAGAAGATACAAAAAAACTTGCAACCATTATGAACGAGAAAGTTGATATAATCCTCTTTGCTGGTGGTGATGGAACTGCAAGGGATATCTACGAGGCAATAGATAAGAAAAAACCCATCTTAGGTATTCCAACTGGTGTTAAAATGTTTTCAGGAACTTTTGCAACTTCCCCGGAGGATGCTGCAAGACTTTTGGTAGAACTTGCAAAAGGCAATGCAAAACTTGTCGAAAGGGAGATTCTTGACCTAGACGAAAATGCATACAGACATGATGAAGTAAAAGCGAGAACTTATGGAACTGCCCTTACTCCTTATATTGAAACCTTTATTCAAGGAGCTAAAGAGTCTACCCCCCTTGATGAAGGGGAAGAGTTAGATGCAATAGCAGAGGCTCTTGTAGGAGAACTTGAAGATGGGATTTACTTCCTCGGAGCCGGTTCAACAGTAAAGAAAATAAAAGACTTGCTCAGTATAAATGGGACCCTCTTAGGGATTGATATTGTAGAGATAAAAAATGGAAAAGCAAAACTTCTTGTAAAAGATGCTCAGGAAAGAGACCTGCTAAAATTTGTGAAAAATAAACCTAAAATAATTGTCACTGTAGTCGGGGGACTTAACTTTCTGTTTGGACGAGGTAATCAGCAGTTTTCACCAGAAGTCTTGAAACACCTTCCCAAAGAAGATATTATTGTAGTGGCCACTCCATCAAAAGTCCAAAAGCCACTACGAGTTTATACTGGAAATAAAGATGTAGATGAGAAATTCAAAGGATACATCAAGGTTAGAATTTCTCCGTGGGTCGAAAAAATGGTGAGAGTAATTTAA
- a CDS encoding class I SAM-dependent methyltransferase — protein MEGERMAEYFDKIAYRYDDWYKTKVGQYVDRTEKKLVFSMIKSRNGKALDLGCGTGNYTLELYMRGFDVVGVDLSEEMLKIARTKLPRVKFIRANAYSLPFKENTFDLVLSITMFEFIHKPELALNEIYRVLRPGGEVVIGTMNGKSLWFIFKRIKSLFEETAYRYARFYTPNELERLMKGAGFEDVESKGIIFFPSFFPFVKLAERLDEKFSDKLKNLGAFILVRGVKGD, from the coding sequence CTGGAAGGAGAGAGAATGGCGGAGTATTTTGATAAAATTGCCTATAGATACGACGATTGGTACAAAACCAAGGTAGGGCAGTATGTAGACAGGACAGAGAAAAAGCTAGTCTTCTCCATGATAAAAAGCAGGAATGGAAAAGCCCTCGATCTAGGATGTGGTACTGGGAATTACACACTAGAACTCTATATGAGAGGCTTTGACGTTGTTGGGGTTGATTTAAGCGAAGAAATGTTAAAAATTGCCAGAACAAAGCTTCCCCGCGTTAAATTTATCAGAGCAAATGCATACTCTTTACCCTTCAAGGAGAACACTTTTGATCTAGTGCTGAGCATTACAATGTTTGAATTCATCCACAAACCAGAACTTGCCTTAAATGAGATTTACAGAGTGTTAAGACCAGGAGGAGAAGTCGTGATAGGTACTATGAACGGCAAAAGCCTCTGGTTTATTTTTAAGCGCATAAAGAGCCTTTTTGAAGAAACTGCATATAGATATGCAAGATTTTACACTCCAAATGAACTGGAAAGACTAATGAAAGGAGCTGGTTTTGAAGATGTCGAGAGTAAAGGAATTATCTTCTTCCCCTCATTCTTTCCCTTTGTAAAGTTAGCTGAGAGGCTCGATGAAAAGTTTAGCGATAAGCTAAAGAACCTTGGAGCATTTATATTAGTTAGGGGAGTTAAGGGTGATTAG
- a CDS encoding Na+/H+ antiporter subunit E has translation MSRVPFYLRERLDEIKQRVLFETYEAQKLPKWEQIVLTWIALFSFWVIISANIRSENLFIGGIATFIISLFMYEMLTSDIRKSGHIVEKILYIAFFVIPQYLFIMVFRLIESNFKVARHAILMDINPGIVKIKTDLHSNTGITILANSITLTPGTLTVDVNKKLGETYLYVHWIKVETLNREKAGEKIKGDIEGWLKKIFW, from the coding sequence ATGAGTAGAGTCCCTTTTTATCTCAGAGAACGACTTGATGAAATAAAGCAGAGGGTATTGTTTGAAACTTATGAGGCACAAAAACTTCCAAAATGGGAACAGATAGTTTTAACTTGGATTGCGCTTTTTTCATTTTGGGTAATTATAAGTGCAAATATAAGATCAGAGAATCTTTTCATTGGCGGAATAGCGACTTTTATAATATCTCTTTTTATGTATGAAATGCTCACTAGTGATATAAGAAAGAGTGGCCATATAGTAGAGAAAATTCTTTATATCGCCTTTTTTGTTATTCCACAGTACCTCTTCATCATGGTGTTCAGGCTAATTGAGAGTAACTTTAAAGTAGCAAGACATGCGATTCTTATGGATATAAATCCAGGTATCGTGAAAATAAAGACTGATCTACACTCAAACACAGGTATAACAATTCTGGCTAATTCTATAACTTTAACTCCGGGGACATTAACTGTAGATGTGAATAAAAAACTTGGAGAGACCTATCTATATGTTCACTGGATAAAGGTGGAAACTCTCAATAGAGAAAAAGCTGGGGAGAAGATTAAGGGGGATATCGAGGGATGGTTGAAGAAGATCTTCTGGTGA
- a CDS encoding TIGR00288 family NYN domain-containing protein, translated as MRASLFKILRREEGKPREKEKKEVPKTPPKSVGLIIDGPNILRKEFGIKLENIKEALEKIGKIRVAKVVLNQYAPQGLIEAIVNQGFEPIIVAGDTDVRIAIEAMELIYNSDIEVIALATRDADFLPIINEGKGKGKETVIIGVEPGFSIALQNAADYVIKMEGKGEQTEGYEE; from the coding sequence ATGAGAGCATCTCTATTCAAGATACTGAGAAGAGAAGAAGGAAAGCCTAGAGAAAAAGAAAAGAAAGAAGTTCCCAAGACCCCTCCAAAGAGTGTAGGGCTTATAATTGATGGACCCAATATATTAAGAAAGGAATTTGGGATAAAACTTGAAAACATAAAAGAAGCTCTAGAAAAGATCGGAAAGATTAGGGTGGCTAAAGTTGTTTTAAACCAGTACGCTCCCCAAGGACTTATTGAGGCCATTGTAAACCAAGGATTTGAACCAATAATAGTTGCCGGAGATACAGATGTAAGAATTGCCATTGAAGCAATGGAGCTTATATACAATAGTGACATCGAGGTAATAGCCCTCGCTACAAGAGATGCAGATTTTCTGCCAATAATAAATGAGGGGAAAGGAAAGGGTAAGGAGACCGTCATTATAGGGGTAGAACCAGGCTTCAGCATTGCTCTCCAGAATGCCGCCGATTATGTCATTAAGATGGAAGGAAAAGGCGAACAAACTGAAGGGTATGAAGAGTAA
- a CDS encoding hydrogenase subunit MbhD domain-containing protein: protein MPGIILELLLVAMIILSVAVIEEKNLVNAVVKYAFLSLAFVLVLVLLKAPDVALSAIVVGAVVIGVFLFTIREVEK from the coding sequence ATGCCTGGGATAATCCTTGAACTTCTCCTTGTGGCAATGATAATCCTTTCAGTGGCAGTGATTGAGGAAAAGAATCTGGTTAATGCAGTAGTTAAATATGCTTTCCTGAGCTTGGCTTTTGTTCTTGTGCTCGTGCTTTTGAAGGCTCCAGATGTAGCTCTTTCTGCAATAGTAGTTGGGGCTGTTGTTATAGGAGTATTTCTCTTTACTATTAGGGAGGTGGAAAAATGA
- a CDS encoding single- stranded DNA-binding family protein, with the protein MPRLSTGFVRASGYANKVRKVLFALTRGKLNPEKVVRAAAQLNQYLFEKLQEMGVRKEDVVRISIEFSIRSSEIMWNYDTLKIEVYKREEEEKLAEAMKEVEESEKALEIAIEELSKLSEKLMGLSAEVSQIVEQLKREYTSLKLEFEEE; encoded by the coding sequence ATGCCCAGGCTCTCAACAGGATTTGTTAGGGCAAGCGGGTATGCAAATAAGGTTAGAAAAGTTCTTTTTGCATTAACGCGGGGAAAACTTAACCCCGAAAAGGTTGTAAGAGCAGCTGCGCAGCTGAATCAATATTTATTCGAGAAACTTCAAGAAATGGGAGTTAGAAAAGAAGATGTTGTGCGAATTTCAATAGAGTTTTCTATCAGAAGTAGCGAAATAATGTGGAATTATGATACCTTAAAAATCGAAGTATACAAACGGGAGGAAGAAGAAAAGCTTGCTGAGGCCATGAAAGAGGTAGAAGAAAGTGAAAAGGCCTTGGAAATTGCCATAGAAGAACTTAGTAAACTTTCTGAAAAACTAATGGGCCTTAGTGCAGAAGTCTCTCAAATAGTAGAGCAGCTTAAAAGGGAATACACATCTCTAAAGTTAGAGTTTGAAGAGGAATAG
- a CDS encoding Na(+)/H(+) antiporter subunit B, whose amino-acid sequence MKMTPIVRTTTKLVSPFLVTYSVYLMTYGHLSPGGGFQAGVILAVSIVLLITSHGYKRVRKTFKFWEVQLIEGISGAFLVFLGILGVFFGNFFYNFLRGGDVGALLSGGIVPLFNIGVALKVGAAFTFMFYILLRWVERD is encoded by the coding sequence ATGAAAATGACTCCTATCGTAAGAACGACTACAAAGCTTGTAAGCCCGTTTTTAGTTACATATTCTGTTTACTTGATGACATATGGCCATTTAAGCCCTGGAGGGGGCTTTCAAGCAGGAGTTATTCTTGCGGTTAGCATTGTTCTTTTGATAACCTCCCATGGGTATAAAAGGGTTAGAAAAACATTTAAATTCTGGGAAGTGCAGCTTATAGAAGGTATCTCAGGGGCATTTTTGGTTTTCTTGGGAATTTTAGGAGTATTCTTTGGAAACTTTTTCTATAATTTCTTGAGGGGAGGTGATGTTGGAGCTTTGCTGAGTGGAGGTATAGTGCCTCTCTTCAATATAGGAGTGGCCTTAAAAGTTGGTGCGGCTTTTACTTTCATGTTTTATATTTTACTGAGGTGGGTGGAACGTGATTAG
- a CDS encoding cation:proton antiporter subunit C — MISPEIAGIIIMLIGFYGLMTKENLIKLVLSINVVSVGLVLFFIGTGYIEGGDVPILPRRIIVDPLPATLMLTTLVVDVAITSLALALILKMESEEE; from the coding sequence GTGATTAGTCCGGAGATAGCAGGGATTATAATAATGTTAATCGGGTTTTATGGTCTTATGACAAAGGAGAACCTGATTAAGTTAGTACTCTCAATAAACGTGGTTTCTGTAGGTCTCGTCCTCTTTTTCATTGGCACAGGTTATATTGAGGGAGGAGATGTTCCAATACTCCCCAGAAGGATTATAGTGGACCCCTTACCTGCTACTCTGATGCTCACGACTCTCGTAGTTGACGTTGCAATTACATCTCTTGCTTTAGCACTAATTTTAAAAATGGAGAGTGAGGAAGAATGA
- a CDS encoding potassium channel family protein, whose protein sequence is MCEYTFENGEKCRIKAISGSKYCSLHIPFEEGELLYGEKIKEIKERAFKRKLERGVRYFEGIQLYEAKISNLTSKKPLVFKNSKIKTLIVESSHLKGITLYKCEIERVIILSSTIGTLWVKGSTFFGFNLLDVKFGNSIYIRESIVRYIMMNSVQHVEGMKPHEEEYGEKEAVYGRIELSELKKVRRIGINSRYPLLKDVLEEHGINFSGISRKHVKAKIFIIKNVEFDPSPRFKRQVRVFIRNLDSILQLENLEISGHVEIRGGRLRIPEFIHTTVQNNLVFRNVTFYGDITWNLTVLPNLPAELTVKGFVILEKCRFNNPTMEEFFYRLARISWEKSGDKEKADMYYYLEMLARRKQKMGRYMTYLPKLGIGVKLPSLHFRKVQVKAKHYIHLLEGVFEWFFADLTCKYGTDWKRPILIWIFMVNIIFPSVFYFTKSVTSFGVPLESFWDYEYFSIVTATTLGYGDLHPIGIGRIFASLEALFGMFMWAVFLTVFARKYMR, encoded by the coding sequence ATGTGTGAATATACATTTGAAAACGGGGAGAAATGTAGAATAAAAGCCATATCCGGTTCAAAGTATTGTTCACTTCACATCCCCTTTGAAGAGGGTGAACTTCTCTATGGTGAGAAAATCAAAGAAATAAAAGAAAGAGCGTTTAAAAGAAAGTTAGAAAGAGGGGTAAGATATTTTGAGGGTATTCAGCTTTATGAGGCAAAGATCTCAAACTTAACGAGCAAAAAACCCCTTGTTTTCAAGAACTCAAAGATAAAAACACTCATTGTAGAAAGTTCTCATCTAAAAGGAATAACCCTGTACAAATGTGAAATTGAACGGGTAATTATCCTCTCGTCGACTATAGGTACTCTGTGGGTTAAAGGCTCAACATTCTTCGGATTTAACCTGCTAGATGTGAAGTTTGGAAACTCAATTTACATCCGTGAAAGTATAGTGAGATACATTATGATGAACTCTGTACAACATGTAGAAGGTATGAAACCCCATGAGGAAGAGTATGGAGAAAAAGAGGCAGTATATGGAAGAATAGAACTTTCTGAGCTTAAGAAGGTTAGAAGGATAGGCATAAATTCACGTTATCCCTTGCTTAAAGATGTATTAGAAGAGCACGGAATTAACTTCTCAGGCATTTCAAGAAAGCACGTTAAGGCGAAAATCTTTATCATCAAGAACGTTGAATTTGATCCGAGCCCAAGGTTCAAGAGACAAGTTAGAGTTTTTATAAGAAACCTCGATAGTATTCTACAACTGGAGAATTTGGAGATCTCTGGGCATGTTGAAATAAGGGGTGGGCGGTTAAGAATCCCCGAGTTTATTCACACCACAGTTCAAAATAACCTAGTATTTAGGAATGTCACTTTTTACGGGGACATAACATGGAATCTCACTGTACTCCCAAACTTGCCAGCTGAATTGACTGTTAAAGGGTTTGTAATTTTGGAAAAGTGTCGTTTTAATAATCCTACGATGGAGGAGTTCTTTTACAGATTAGCTAGAATTAGCTGGGAGAAAAGTGGAGACAAAGAAAAAGCAGATATGTACTACTACTTAGAGATGCTTGCAAGAAGAAAGCAGAAGATGGGAAGATATATGACATATCTACCTAAACTTGGAATTGGAGTAAAGCTACCATCTCTACATTTCAGAAAAGTCCAAGTAAAAGCAAAGCACTATATCCACCTCCTTGAGGGAGTTTTTGAGTGGTTTTTTGCAGACTTAACATGTAAATACGGGACAGACTGGAAAAGACCAATTCTAATTTGGATTTTCATGGTTAACATTATATTCCCATCAGTTTTCTATTTCACAAAAAGTGTCACAAGTTTCGGCGTCCCCCTTGAAAGTTTTTGGGATTACGAATATTTTAGCATAGTAACAGCTACAACGCTCGGTTATGGAGATCTCCATCCTATTGGAATAGGGAGAATCTTCGCTTCACTTGAAGCCCTATTCGGAATGTTCATGTGGGCAGTCTTCTTGACGGTCTTTGCAAGAAAATACATGCGGTAA
- a CDS encoding monovalent cation/H+ antiporter complex subunit F → MVEEDLLVNPFGWGALILVATSLILSYRVLFGPTLADRIVGINTVTTKVVVVLAIFGFIMNEYFFLDLAIVLLMVNAVGGLILAKYMEGAR, encoded by the coding sequence ATGGTTGAAGAAGATCTTCTGGTGAATCCATTTGGCTGGGGAGCTTTAATATTGGTGGCTACATCTTTGATATTATCGTATAGAGTTCTTTTTGGACCAACGTTAGCTGATAGAATTGTGGGAATAAATACAGTGACCACAAAAGTAGTGGTGGTTTTGGCTATTTTTGGTTTCATAATGAATGAATATTTCTTCTTAGACCTCGCAATAGTGCTTTTAATGGTCAATGCAGTGGGAGGTCTTATTCTAGCAAAATATATGGAGGGAGCTAGGTGA
- a CDS encoding ParB/RepB/Spo0J family partition protein codes for MIRLITREEAFKRAERIKKENEAIYGIQFKIYQKYLPFDILTPTQWELSEKKLLVVLQEIVHGYDAPVIVLEHRGKYYILDGHHRAYARKKLGFSQVEAIILKPTHDIPTKIEESVKKAKLKSLDDVVIVKE; via the coding sequence GTGATTAGACTAATAACAAGGGAAGAAGCTTTTAAACGAGCTGAAAGGATAAAAAAAGAGAATGAAGCAATTTATGGGATCCAGTTCAAAATTTATCAAAAATATCTTCCATTTGATATTCTTACACCCACCCAATGGGAATTGAGTGAGAAAAAGCTGCTAGTGGTCCTTCAGGAAATAGTTCATGGATACGATGCACCAGTTATTGTTCTTGAACATAGGGGGAAGTATTACATTTTAGACGGCCATCATAGAGCATATGCTAGAAAAAAATTAGGATTCTCACAAGTTGAGGCAATAATCCTTAAGCCTACTCATGACATCCCCACGAAAATAGAAGAATCCGTGAAAAAAGCAAAGCTGAAGAGTCTGGATGATGTAGTGATTGTTAAAGAGTAG
- a CDS encoding TIGR00288 family NYN domain-containing protein yields the protein MPSNWEKIVSITKGGVRSIAMMKQKIQRGKKIALLIDGPNILRKEFHVHLEDIVKALEEFGNIRVAKVILNQYAPQGLIEAIANQGFEPIIVAGETGVKLAVEAMREIYNPNVDIIALATRNAEFLPIILKAKEKGKETAIIGIEPGFSAALKHAADYVVILERGEANESISIQDTEKRRRKA from the coding sequence ATGCCCAGCAATTGGGAAAAGATAGTCTCGATAACAAAAGGGGGAGTAAGAAGTATTGCAATGATGAAACAAAAAATTCAACGAGGCAAAAAGATTGCTTTACTCATAGATGGTCCCAATATACTAAGAAAAGAGTTCCACGTCCATCTTGAGGATATAGTTAAGGCCCTAGAAGAGTTTGGAAATATTAGAGTGGCGAAGGTTATATTAAACCAGTACGCTCCCCAAGGACTTATTGAAGCTATTGCAAATCAGGGTTTTGAACCAATAATTGTTGCTGGAGAAACAGGAGTAAAACTTGCTGTTGAAGCCATGAGAGAGATATATAATCCAAATGTAGATATAATCGCTTTAGCAACCCGAAATGCTGAATTTTTGCCCATAATATTAAAAGCAAAAGAGAAGGGAAAAGAAACTGCTATAATTGGGATTGAACCTGGGTTTAGTGCAGCTTTAAAACATGCCGCAGATTATGTGGTAATTCTTGAAAGAGGTGAAGCTAATGAGAGCATCTCTATTCAAGATACTGAGAAGAGAAGAAGGAAAGCCTAG
- a CDS encoding adenylate kinase: MNILIFGPPGSGKSTHSRRIIEKYHIEYIASGDIIRAEINKENALGREMRKYIEKGELLPDTVINTLVLSKLRRRRENFIIDGYPRTAEQVLALENFLYDHGIKIDLAIDIFISKEESITRISGRRICKRCGAVYHIKYNPPKISGKCDVCGGEVIQREDDKPEIVSKRYDIYINNMNPIIKFYKGQGVYVQINGHGGIEEVWERIRPLLDYIWNRERKREEFE, translated from the coding sequence ATGAATATTTTAATTTTTGGTCCTCCAGGTTCTGGAAAATCTACTCATTCAAGAAGAATTATAGAAAAATATCATATCGAATACATCGCTTCAGGAGATATAATACGAGCTGAGATAAACAAAGAAAACGCTTTAGGCCGAGAAATGAGAAAATATATAGAAAAAGGAGAGTTACTCCCAGACACGGTGATAAATACTCTCGTTCTTTCAAAACTACGAAGGAGAAGAGAAAACTTCATCATAGATGGATACCCTCGAACAGCCGAACAGGTTTTAGCACTAGAAAACTTCTTGTATGACCATGGAATAAAAATAGATCTAGCAATCGACATTTTTATTTCAAAAGAGGAAAGTATAACCCGCATATCGGGGAGAAGAATTTGCAAACGCTGTGGGGCTGTCTACCATATAAAATACAACCCACCCAAAATTTCTGGAAAATGCGATGTTTGTGGTGGAGAAGTGATTCAAAGAGAAGACGACAAGCCAGAAATAGTGTCAAAAAGATATGACATCTATATCAACAACATGAATCCCATAATTAAGTTCTACAAAGGGCAGGGAGTGTATGTACAGATAAACGGGCATGGAGGGATAGAAGAAGTTTGGGAAAGAATTAGGCCCCTATTAGATTATATATGGAATAGAGAAAGAAAAAGAGAAGAATTTGAATAA